One segment of Methanolinea mesophila DNA contains the following:
- a CDS encoding tripartite tricarboxylate transporter permease, translating to MWDILAGVLVGVLLGTVSGLIPGIHANTMAGILLAAGAALVPVFGPSMVAVAMISALVTHTFLDAVPSTFLGVPDPDTAIAVLPAHALCMQGKGEEAVRISALGSALGATAGVPLVLVFVGVIPIVQGYIDWGIGILLVGVMGYLVLREESPAWCGGIFIVSGILGLFSFGFSYLGGPGESSAVLMPLLSGLFGVPLLLTAAPGPVPPQSYSGLELGDRELRRSAAGGTIAGTMVGWLPGLSNATANAVLASAVNYRDDGRSYLLATGAANTANAFLGIAAFYAVARTRNGVMAAIAGIEPPPVTVLLAGAALAAMFAFLLCIWFSGKAGMLTGLDRKRLNTGVIVFLVLLSFMLAGPFGLAVLILASIVGFVPDLVNVPRVHCMGAVAVPVILYSFGLPLL from the coding sequence ATGTGGGACATCCTTGCCGGAGTCCTGGTGGGCGTGCTGCTGGGCACGGTGAGTGGCCTTATCCCGGGGATCCACGCCAATACCATGGCAGGAATCCTTCTCGCAGCCGGCGCGGCCCTGGTACCGGTATTCGGGCCTTCGATGGTGGCGGTTGCAATGATCAGCGCACTCGTGACCCACACGTTCCTGGATGCGGTCCCCAGTACATTTCTCGGTGTCCCGGACCCTGATACGGCAATCGCAGTCCTTCCGGCACATGCACTGTGCATGCAGGGAAAAGGTGAGGAGGCGGTCAGGATATCCGCGCTCGGGAGCGCGCTCGGCGCGACTGCAGGAGTGCCCCTCGTGCTCGTCTTTGTCGGGGTGATCCCCATCGTCCAGGGTTACATAGACTGGGGGATCGGGATTCTTCTGGTCGGAGTAATGGGATACCTTGTGCTCAGGGAAGAATCTCCCGCGTGGTGCGGGGGTATATTCATCGTGTCGGGTATTCTTGGGTTGTTCTCGTTCGGTTTCTCCTACCTGGGAGGGCCGGGAGAGAGCAGCGCAGTCCTGATGCCGCTCCTGTCGGGCCTGTTCGGGGTCCCTCTCCTCCTCACCGCCGCCCCGGGCCCCGTCCCCCCGCAGTCCTATTCAGGCCTGGAACTCGGGGACCGTGAACTCCGGAGGAGTGCAGCGGGAGGCACTATTGCGGGAACCATGGTAGGCTGGCTCCCCGGCCTCTCAAATGCCACTGCAAATGCGGTTCTCGCGTCAGCCGTGAATTACCGTGATGACGGGAGAAGTTATCTCCTCGCCACAGGGGCGGCCAATACAGCAAACGCATTCCTCGGCATTGCCGCCTTCTATGCGGTGGCGCGGACCAGAAACGGAGTAATGGCGGCTATCGCGGGGATTGAGCCGCCACCGGTCACGGTGCTGCTCGCCGGCGCCGCACTCGCTGCAATGTTCGCGTTTTTACTCTGTATCTGGTTCTCAGGCAAGGCCGGAATGCTCACAGGCCTGGATCGGAAAAGGCTCAATACCGGCGTCATCGTATTCCTGGTGCTGCTCAGCTTCATGCTTGCCGGTCCCTTCGGACTGGCGGTGCTGATCCTCGCATCCATCGTGGGCTTTGTCCCGGATCTGGTGAACGTACCCAGGGTACACTGTATGGGGGCCGTCGCGGTGCCAGTGATCCTGTACTCGTTCGGGCTGCCGCTGCTGTGA
- a CDS encoding dCTP deaminase, which produces MILSSREIVRRLGESSQEGELVIRPYGEECQQPASYDLRVSEDMILPPGTCTLVPSLEWVELPADLAATLRCRSSFGRRGVIITAGFVDPGFRGQLTLCLVNMGSEHIALRKNDRVVQMILHQVSDGAPLYEGRYQDSKGAIEAR; this is translated from the coding sequence ATGATCCTGTCATCTCGCGAGATAGTCCGCCGCCTGGGAGAGAGCAGCCAGGAAGGAGAACTGGTGATAAGGCCTTACGGCGAAGAGTGCCAGCAACCGGCCTCTTACGATCTGAGGGTATCCGAGGATATGATCCTCCCGCCCGGGACATGTACCCTTGTGCCCAGCCTGGAATGGGTCGAGCTGCCTGCCGATCTCGCGGCAACGCTCCGCTGCAGGTCATCGTTCGGGCGAAGAGGAGTGATAATCACTGCAGGGTTCGTGGATCCCGGGTTTCGGGGTCAGCTGACCCTGTGCCTCGTAAATATGGGATCGGAGCATATCGCACTCCGTAAGAATGACCGCGTGGTGCAGATGATCCTGCATCAGGTATCCGATGGCGCACCGCTGTACGAGGGCCGCTACCAGGACAGCAAGGGTGCAATAGAAGCAAGGTAA
- a CDS encoding MEMAR_RS02690 family S-layer glycoprotein — protein sequence MMTKRIGLALIACLALALLVLPASAVVNVINQGDDVFIGEQGLNVVNATGGFAQIAWFASGTNPNTDVPNSVISVGNAADFYIAPSNFVGKTGNWYRWDGTNQGQAFNVNDPNIALKIWDQNSQKDVSGKAVPAGNIENFRIESNLYTIANRQGYNPATDGQITIKVKTSDGAVYTALYQTTTISTSLLKVNLNAQPFYWVSTAPLVGAQTPYAGWNTGAVDQLNARLYKAGVYTCWAECNVNHMKDNYKDPSGNDYTGKTVSATTTLTIATDTVKIEASKDTVVRGNPFSVTVTGRPNSNYYLWIKGTGQMTGLPNDMPPFIVQDQSNVNQNPPAGSYTAIDIGAYQYEGGNGRTIAQDVPANWDGVASGTYYYAYILTSDSGTRTIGWMTTADTKDQKYTIKVEQQLSPGVYKNDEVDVTVEKGTVTIVAAGDQNYFMGQEVQLSGTDSETDNVYLFITGPNLPAAGGRLTDPRTPVVDGVASTFDSADVQEDNTWSFKWQTANLNIDAGTYTVYGVATPNNRDNLGNTQYGTVSIIIRKPFVAATASQSVVAAGDKFYVDGTAEGQPSPGVAIWILGKNFVNYSTVSVNSDSTFSKEINEGVTANMAAGQYFVVVQHPMYNDIFDVYPNTAVFTYGGQTYAPYDLVLGSYPSPNSVLFKLQGPGSLQGSDAAEALVQALNNPSVDDTYTKLQFMIEAPTIRINPIGEQTVGSKFTISGTTNLAVDDEILVEVVSSSFAPTQKTQSGEFSGATGTVKVQKGTDGFNTWSFPVDAATFKPDEYIVTVSGITVSQSASALFNVVEVTPTPTATPTAPPTTVVTTVPTTVPPTPTPTPTTPGFGALVALIGLGAVAFLIVRKH from the coding sequence ATGATGACTAAGCGAATAGGCCTTGCACTGATTGCATGCCTTGCACTGGCGCTGCTGGTGCTGCCGGCCTCGGCCGTGGTGAATGTAATCAATCAGGGCGATGACGTGTTCATTGGTGAACAGGGATTAAACGTTGTCAATGCAACCGGAGGCTTCGCACAGATTGCCTGGTTCGCATCGGGAACCAACCCGAACACCGATGTACCCAATTCAGTAATATCTGTTGGAAACGCGGCTGACTTCTACATCGCGCCGTCCAACTTCGTTGGTAAGACCGGAAACTGGTACCGCTGGGATGGAACCAACCAGGGACAGGCATTCAATGTGAATGACCCCAACATCGCCCTGAAGATCTGGGACCAGAACAGCCAGAAGGATGTTTCCGGTAAGGCAGTTCCTGCAGGGAACATCGAGAACTTCAGGATTGAGAGCAATCTCTACACCATTGCCAACAGGCAGGGCTACAACCCCGCGACTGATGGCCAGATCACTATCAAGGTGAAGACCTCTGACGGTGCGGTGTACACTGCTCTTTACCAGACCACGACCATCTCTACGTCGTTACTCAAGGTCAACCTGAATGCCCAGCCGTTCTACTGGGTATCCACTGCACCCCTGGTCGGAGCACAGACTCCCTACGCAGGATGGAACACCGGTGCAGTTGACCAGCTCAATGCCCGTCTCTACAAGGCAGGTGTCTACACCTGTTGGGCAGAGTGTAACGTCAACCACATGAAGGACAACTACAAGGACCCCTCCGGCAACGACTACACCGGAAAGACCGTATCCGCGACCACGACCCTTACCATCGCCACCGACACCGTGAAGATCGAGGCGAGCAAGGACACCGTCGTCCGTGGAAACCCGTTCTCAGTAACCGTCACCGGGCGCCCCAACTCCAACTACTACCTGTGGATCAAGGGCACCGGACAGATGACCGGACTGCCGAACGACATGCCCCCGTTCATCGTACAGGACCAGAGCAACGTCAACCAGAACCCCCCCGCCGGCAGCTACACCGCCATTGACATCGGTGCCTACCAGTATGAGGGTGGCAATGGAAGGACCATCGCCCAGGACGTACCCGCGAACTGGGACGGTGTTGCATCCGGGACCTACTACTATGCATACATCCTGACCTCCGACAGCGGCACCCGGACCATCGGGTGGATGACCACTGCCGACACTAAGGATCAGAAGTACACCATCAAGGTCGAGCAGCAGCTCAGCCCCGGCGTTTACAAGAACGACGAGGTTGACGTGACTGTCGAGAAGGGAACTGTCACCATCGTGGCAGCCGGCGACCAGAACTACTTCATGGGACAGGAAGTCCAGCTCTCCGGTACCGACTCCGAGACTGACAACGTGTACCTGTTCATCACCGGTCCGAACCTCCCCGCAGCTGGCGGCAGGCTGACCGACCCCAGGACCCCCGTGGTTGACGGAGTCGCAAGCACCTTCGACAGTGCGGACGTCCAGGAAGACAACACCTGGTCGTTCAAGTGGCAGACCGCCAACCTGAACATCGATGCCGGTACCTACACCGTATATGGCGTTGCAACCCCCAACAACCGGGACAACCTTGGCAACACCCAGTATGGAACCGTATCCATCATCATCCGCAAGCCCTTCGTCGCTGCAACCGCCTCACAGTCTGTAGTGGCGGCTGGTGACAAGTTCTACGTCGACGGAACCGCAGAAGGCCAGCCCTCTCCGGGTGTCGCAATCTGGATCCTCGGCAAGAACTTCGTGAACTACAGCACTGTAAGCGTGAACTCTGACTCTACCTTCTCCAAGGAGATCAACGAGGGCGTCACTGCCAACATGGCAGCCGGACAGTACTTCGTCGTAGTTCAGCACCCGATGTACAACGACATCTTCGATGTGTACCCCAACACCGCAGTATTCACCTACGGCGGACAGACCTACGCACCGTACGACCTTGTACTCGGCAGCTACCCGTCCCCGAACTCTGTGCTGTTCAAACTCCAGGGACCCGGAAGCCTGCAGGGCTCTGACGCTGCAGAGGCACTGGTCCAGGCTCTGAACAACCCGAGCGTAGACGATACCTACACCAAGCTCCAGTTCATGATCGAGGCACCCACCATCAGGATCAACCCGATCGGCGAGCAGACCGTCGGTTCCAAGTTCACCATCAGCGGAACCACCAACCTGGCCGTCGATGACGAGATCCTCGTAGAGGTCGTTTCCTCGTCCTTCGCACCCACCCAGAAGACCCAGAGCGGAGAATTCAGCGGCGCCACCGGCACTGTAAAGGTGCAGAAGGGCACTGACGGATTCAACACCTGGTCCTTCCCGGTAGATGCAGCAACCTTCAAGCCCGATGAGTACATCGTGACCGTGTCCGGCATCACCGTGAGCCAGTCCGCGTCCGCGCTCTTCAACGTCGTTGAAGTGACCCCGACCCCGACTGCCACGCCGACTGCCCCGCCGACCACCGTAGTGACCACCGTGCCGACCACCGTTCCGCCAACCCCCACCCCGACCCCGACAACTCCGGGATTCGGTGCACTGGTTGCCCTGATCGGCCTTGGCGCAGTGGCATTCCTCATCGTGCGGAAGCACTAA
- a CDS encoding DUF128 domain-containing protein yields MLRTERKYIEILRILKEHQEPMGAKRLSELMAERGFVLSDRAVQYYLRYLDDMGFTEKVGNLGRVLTPYGMEETESALVGERIGFIISKLERLAFRSTFDPVTGTGDVAYNLSFVPEERIEEVQETYDKIIAARCGFFSSYRIIENDPRVPHGQAGIMTICSITMDGVFQRRGIPVRMAYGGRLAMDRGNPVEFRDLIGYRGSTIDPLQLFISAGLTSLSEFVETGTGIALANVREVPAAAESQVKEIISQMQNAGFMFPVAMGTRAFNLKYDPYRLSIISFSGMNFIGYTVERGIPIRTEIGAGNIPFSKIMQ; encoded by the coding sequence ATGTTGCGAACAGAGAGAAAGTATATCGAAATTCTCCGGATCCTGAAGGAGCACCAGGAACCGATGGGGGCGAAAAGGCTCTCAGAGTTGATGGCCGAACGGGGTTTTGTCCTCTCCGACAGGGCCGTTCAGTATTACCTCCGCTACCTCGATGACATGGGGTTCACAGAGAAGGTGGGCAACCTGGGAAGAGTCCTGACCCCCTATGGAATGGAGGAGACGGAGAGCGCTCTGGTGGGGGAGAGGATTGGATTTATCATCTCCAAACTGGAGCGGCTGGCATTCCGCAGCACCTTCGACCCTGTCACCGGGACAGGGGATGTTGCCTACAACCTCTCCTTTGTTCCCGAGGAACGTATCGAGGAAGTGCAGGAGACCTACGACAAGATCATAGCCGCACGGTGCGGCTTCTTCTCCTCCTACCGTATTATCGAGAACGATCCGCGGGTTCCGCACGGCCAGGCCGGGATAATGACCATTTGCAGCATTACCATGGACGGGGTATTCCAGCGCAGGGGCATCCCCGTACGGATGGCCTACGGGGGACGCCTGGCCATGGACCGGGGCAATCCTGTAGAATTCCGGGACCTGATAGGCTACCGGGGCTCTACAATCGATCCCCTCCAGCTTTTCATATCCGCGGGGCTGACCTCACTGTCCGAGTTCGTCGAAACCGGAACGGGTATCGCACTCGCAAACGTGCGGGAAGTCCCGGCCGCCGCCGAGAGCCAGGTAAAAGAGATCATTTCTCAGATGCAGAACGCAGGGTTCATGTTCCCGGTGGCAATGGGGACGCGGGCTTTCAATTTGAAATACGACCCGTACAGGCTCTCAATTATTTCATTTTCAGGTATGAACTTCATCGGATACACCGTGGAGAGAGGAATACCTATCAGGACCGAGATTGGGGCGGGAAATATTCCGTTCTCAAAGATAATGCAGTGA
- a CDS encoding AMP phosphorylase, translated as MKLTVKLIDIGTHEVLLNLGDAKNIGVLTSDRVQVLNEHTGISVAAFVDTTNTLIPKGTIGIYQLTNRRLGLSDGDTVEVRMADRPASLQFIKKKMDGERLNKEETLEIVRDVVNDTLAPAELTAYITASYINALDMDEVEHLTRAMVETGNHLTFHSHPIVDKHSIGGVPGNKISLLVVPIIAASGLKIPKTSSRAITGAGGTADLMEVLAGVEFSAEEVQQMTLKVGGCIVWGGATNIAPADDKIIIQEYPFRIDARGQMLASVMAKKFAVGADLVVIDIPVGTHAKVATVLEGRKLARDFIELGDRLGIQVEAALTYGDSPVGRAIGPNLEVREALQILEGAEVPGSLFQKSVAIAGIALEMSGKAAKGAGSTMASDILKKGDALSKFRQIIEIQGGDPGVRSDDIPSGEFMFVVNAPATGYVIELNNKSLISLARSAGAPHDRGAGILLHAKKGARVKAGEPIFTIFAERSWRLQRAIEEGRRLMPVVVEGMLLDRVPHESRWE; from the coding sequence ATGAAACTAACCGTCAAACTCATCGATATCGGCACCCACGAGGTGCTCCTGAACCTCGGGGATGCCAAGAATATCGGTGTCCTCACGAGCGACCGTGTACAGGTGTTGAACGAGCATACCGGGATATCGGTGGCTGCATTTGTGGACACCACCAACACGCTCATCCCCAAAGGGACTATAGGCATATACCAGCTCACCAACCGGAGACTCGGGCTCTCCGACGGTGATACGGTGGAAGTCAGGATGGCAGATCGCCCTGCATCCCTTCAGTTTATAAAAAAGAAGATGGACGGGGAGCGCCTGAATAAGGAAGAGACCCTGGAGATCGTCAGGGATGTGGTAAACGACACCCTTGCTCCGGCAGAACTCACCGCGTATATTACTGCAAGTTACATCAACGCCCTGGATATGGACGAAGTGGAGCATCTGACCCGTGCGATGGTGGAGACCGGGAACCACCTCACGTTCCACTCCCACCCTATCGTAGACAAACATTCAATAGGGGGAGTTCCCGGCAACAAGATCTCGCTCCTGGTGGTCCCCATCATCGCCGCAAGCGGTCTGAAAATCCCGAAGACCAGTTCCCGGGCCATTACCGGTGCAGGGGGGACCGCGGACCTCATGGAGGTTCTCGCCGGGGTTGAATTCTCGGCGGAGGAGGTCCAGCAGATGACCCTGAAAGTGGGAGGGTGCATTGTATGGGGAGGAGCGACAAATATCGCCCCCGCGGACGACAAGATCATCATCCAGGAGTACCCGTTCAGGATAGACGCCCGCGGCCAGATGCTTGCCAGCGTGATGGCGAAAAAATTTGCAGTCGGGGCTGACCTGGTGGTGATAGACATCCCTGTCGGGACTCATGCCAAGGTCGCCACGGTCCTTGAGGGGAGGAAACTGGCCAGAGATTTTATTGAACTCGGCGATCGTCTGGGAATACAGGTGGAGGCGGCACTGACCTACGGGGACTCCCCTGTAGGAAGGGCGATAGGCCCGAATCTCGAGGTCCGGGAAGCGTTGCAGATTCTCGAAGGGGCGGAGGTCCCCGGCTCCCTCTTCCAGAAGAGCGTTGCCATCGCCGGCATTGCCCTGGAGATGTCGGGAAAGGCCGCAAAGGGAGCAGGAAGTACGATGGCATCGGATATCCTCAAAAAAGGAGACGCCCTCAGTAAATTCCGGCAAATAATAGAGATCCAGGGAGGTGACCCCGGGGTCAGATCGGATGATATTCCCTCAGGCGAGTTCATGTTTGTGGTCAATGCTCCTGCGACGGGCTATGTTATCGAGCTCAACAACAAGTCCCTGATCAGCCTCGCACGATCTGCGGGAGCCCCCCATGACCGCGGCGCGGGAATTCTTCTCCATGCAAAGAAAGGGGCCCGGGTCAAGGCAGGAGAACCGATATTCACGATTTTCGCCGAGCGTTCCTGGCGTCTCCAGCGGGCGATAGAGGAGGGCAGGAGACTGATGCCGGTAGTAGTCGAAGGGATGCTTCTCGACCGGGTCCCCCATGAATCAAGATGGGAATAA
- a CDS encoding fibrillarin-like rRNA/tRNA 2'-O-methyltransferase, translating into MIWIEGVLVSEGAGGVYGERILQGYRVWDPYRSKLAAMYYLGAGPELRPDQTVLYLGAANGTTVSHVADYTSVVYAVEYAPRPMQDLLEVARRRKNIVPIMADATRPMEYAPLMESVDLVYQDVAQPGQVSIALNNAVFLKPGGNLVLVLKTRSIDVSRSPPDILAEAEEALRSGGLQVRQSVWLTPYHQDHAALICARD; encoded by the coding sequence ATGATCTGGATCGAAGGAGTACTGGTCTCGGAGGGCGCCGGGGGTGTATACGGCGAGCGCATCCTGCAGGGATACCGTGTCTGGGACCCTTACCGAAGCAAGCTCGCTGCGATGTATTACCTCGGCGCCGGGCCTGAGCTCAGGCCCGACCAGACCGTCCTTTACCTCGGCGCGGCGAACGGGACCACTGTCTCCCATGTTGCCGATTATACCTCGGTGGTGTATGCGGTGGAGTACGCTCCGCGACCCATGCAGGATCTTTTGGAAGTTGCGAGAAGGAGGAAAAATATCGTGCCGATCATGGCAGATGCCACGAGGCCCATGGAATATGCGCCCCTGATGGAATCGGTGGACCTGGTCTACCAGGACGTCGCCCAACCCGGGCAGGTCTCAATTGCCCTGAACAATGCGGTATTCCTGAAACCGGGAGGAAATCTGGTGCTGGTCCTCAAGACCCGGAGCATCGACGTCTCCAGAAGTCCGCCGGATATTCTTGCCGAAGCAGAGGAGGCCCTTCGGTCCGGGGGCCTTCAGGTCAGACAATCGGTCTGGCTCACCCCCTATCACCAGGACCACGCGGCACTGATCTGTGCCAGGGATTAG
- a CDS encoding carboxypeptidase-like regulatory domain-containing protein, protein MQIRMQHTAMLAVLSLFLIVTVAGATTVAVSVYEKEGNITFIPQASVYADGAPVGKTDSEGMLQFSHPGISDLTVKVVKTGYDEWSGTLGANATNLLVELMRKNLTLSVQVYDADMLTPISGAEAYLTGPVLSQQEQTNEQGLAEFRVLAGDTYTINVRAPNYQARSADVEMALDSKSVQFLLYRDDRFALVIKDSADGSPVKDAEVFVDGVSKGITDSKGAITLDLPRGKIYNIRVTREGYEEYSDKEIIREEDALITIPIDKARYKTFVMVYDQENHPVAGVTIQVNGSGSAVTDTYGKVSVSDLLAGTYLISAAKEGYQPANTTVMLTSDGQDVILPIRFGQASVLLYVQEPDGKMVPGAQVLINGEEAGTTDAHGQFSTHITVNSPVVINTTKEGYQPGGLDLVVPSGSTSVSYTVNMQPDMDLGLLWIVAIVAVIAIAGVVLAIRLKNRRTYSRGRRRL, encoded by the coding sequence ATGCAAATCCGGATGCAGCACACCGCAATGCTTGCGGTCCTCTCTCTTTTTCTCATCGTCACCGTCGCAGGCGCAACAACGGTAGCGGTGAGTGTGTACGAGAAGGAGGGAAACATCACTTTTATCCCCCAGGCGTCGGTCTACGCGGACGGTGCCCCGGTGGGAAAAACCGACAGTGAGGGTATGCTGCAGTTTTCCCATCCCGGCATCTCGGATCTGACCGTGAAAGTGGTAAAGACCGGTTATGATGAATGGTCCGGCACACTGGGAGCGAATGCCACCAATCTCCTTGTCGAACTGATGCGAAAGAACCTTACCCTCAGTGTCCAGGTCTACGATGCCGATATGCTCACCCCGATATCCGGGGCCGAGGCGTACCTGACCGGCCCTGTCCTCTCCCAGCAGGAACAGACCAACGAACAGGGGCTCGCGGAATTCAGGGTCCTGGCCGGGGATACCTATACTATAAACGTCCGGGCCCCGAATTACCAGGCGAGAAGTGCGGACGTGGAGATGGCGCTGGACTCGAAATCGGTCCAGTTTCTCCTTTACCGGGATGACCGGTTTGCCTTGGTGATAAAGGACAGTGCGGACGGTTCCCCGGTGAAGGACGCCGAAGTATTCGTGGACGGGGTGAGCAAGGGTATCACCGACTCAAAGGGGGCGATCACTCTCGATCTTCCCCGGGGCAAGATTTACAATATAAGGGTTACCCGCGAGGGCTACGAGGAGTATTCGGATAAAGAGATCATCAGGGAAGAGGATGCACTCATTACCATACCCATCGACAAAGCGCGTTATAAGACGTTTGTGATGGTCTACGACCAGGAGAACCATCCTGTCGCCGGGGTTACCATCCAGGTGAACGGTTCCGGTTCTGCAGTCACGGACACGTATGGTAAGGTTTCAGTGTCGGATCTGCTCGCCGGAACGTACCTGATATCCGCCGCGAAGGAGGGTTACCAGCCTGCCAATACCACGGTTATGTTAACGTCGGACGGCCAGGATGTGATCCTTCCCATCAGGTTCGGACAGGCTTCGGTTCTGCTGTATGTCCAGGAGCCCGATGGCAAGATGGTGCCGGGGGCACAGGTGCTGATCAACGGGGAGGAAGCCGGGACCACCGATGCACACGGGCAATTCTCCACTCATATAACCGTCAATTCGCCGGTAGTGATCAATACCACGAAAGAAGGCTACCAGCCGGGAGGACTTGACCTTGTCGTGCCGTCAGGGAGCACCTCTGTCAGTTATACGGTAAACATGCAGCCGGATATGGACCTGGGACTCCTCTGGATAGTCGCTATTGTCGCGGTGATCGCGATAGCCGGTGTAGTGCTCGCCATCAGGTTAAAAAACAGGCGGACCTACAGCAGAGGACGAAGAAGGCTGTAA
- a CDS encoding RNA-processing protein: MNSYWFGDVEGSTCSPAEGGLAAMRDRMQRIAAEPEHYTPIQWEMVVRCGIFPTRDEYLARLRELCFFMAEQKIGEHFQRPDIELLQMVRVLDELDEVINLLTERLTEWYKVKKPDFSRKYRNLPAKKMVAVMRRGQGGVFRTMLDEIERMGELRTSLMRDVSTRADLLMPNCSALVGGLVAARLLSYAGGLQELARLPGSAIQVLGARTALFSHIRGGSPPPKHGIIFQHRRVHNAPLRVRGRVSRTLAAKLGIAARLDYYRGVPDEEFLRRADEAVNRAGEEQ, from the coding sequence ATGAATTCATACTGGTTCGGGGACGTGGAAGGCTCGACCTGTAGTCCGGCAGAGGGAGGTCTTGCCGCGATGCGGGATCGCATGCAAAGGATCGCGGCCGAACCGGAGCATTACACCCCGATCCAATGGGAGATGGTGGTCCGTTGTGGGATATTCCCCACCCGGGATGAGTACCTGGCGAGACTGCGCGAACTCTGCTTCTTCATGGCGGAACAGAAGATAGGGGAGCATTTCCAGCGCCCGGACATCGAGCTGCTCCAGATGGTCAGGGTTCTCGACGAACTGGACGAGGTGATCAATCTTCTCACCGAACGGCTCACCGAATGGTACAAGGTAAAAAAACCCGATTTCTCCAGGAAATACCGGAACCTCCCGGCAAAAAAGATGGTCGCGGTGATGAGGAGAGGACAGGGAGGTGTATTTCGCACCATGCTTGACGAGATCGAGAGAATGGGGGAACTCCGTACCTCCCTGATGCGGGATGTCTCCACACGGGCGGACCTGCTGATGCCGAACTGCAGCGCACTCGTCGGCGGGCTTGTGGCGGCGCGACTTCTCTCCTATGCGGGGGGTCTCCAGGAGCTCGCCCGGCTTCCGGGGAGCGCCATCCAAGTCCTGGGGGCACGGACCGCACTATTCTCCCATATCCGGGGGGGGTCTCCCCCGCCGAAACACGGGATAATATTCCAGCATCGGCGGGTCCACAATGCCCCGCTCCGGGTACGGGGGAGGGTATCCCGCACACTTGCTGCGAAACTTGGTATTGCCGCCCGGCTGGACTATTACCGGGGGGTTCCGGACGAGGAGTTCCTGCGCAGGGCAGATGAAGCCGTCAACCGGGCGGGAGAGGAACAATGA
- a CDS encoding thymidylate synthase, with product MRCIRAPTLSHAHEQVIKTILERGWILRTEDGEDTVEAEGVAIRVEEPGREPMISPSSRFQRKFMEKYAQDLLNGSASVFEYDYHDRLFNWGEHLEKEGTPVHVNQIQYIVDKLRESPVSRRAIAITWNPATDETLADCPCLQLVQCLIREGKLHMKVVFRSNDMLTAAGANMFALATLQEYIAGQLGIPCGSYTHISLVPHIYFRRDITDIEPFCGKGSKISPIPEVCRACGKCP from the coding sequence ATGAGGTGTATCAGAGCCCCCACCCTTTCACATGCCCATGAACAGGTCATTAAGACGATACTCGAGAGAGGGTGGATCCTCCGGACCGAAGACGGTGAAGATACAGTCGAGGCCGAAGGGGTGGCGATCCGGGTGGAGGAGCCCGGAAGAGAGCCCATGATAAGCCCCTCCTCCCGGTTCCAGAGAAAATTCATGGAGAAATATGCCCAGGACCTGCTGAACGGGTCGGCGAGTGTGTTCGAATATGATTATCACGACCGGTTATTCAACTGGGGAGAGCACCTTGAAAAAGAGGGGACTCCGGTCCACGTGAACCAGATACAGTATATTGTGGATAAACTCCGGGAGTCGCCGGTCAGCAGGAGGGCGATCGCAATAACCTGGAACCCTGCCACCGATGAGACACTCGCCGATTGTCCCTGCCTCCAGCTTGTCCAGTGCCTGATAAGGGAGGGGAAACTGCACATGAAAGTGGTCTTCCGGTCCAACGACATGCTCACCGCCGCAGGGGCGAACATGTTCGCACTGGCAACGCTGCAGGAATATATTGCGGGACAACTGGGGATCCCGTGCGGTTCCTATACACACATTTCACTCGTCCCCCACATCTATTTCAGGAGGGATATCACCGATATCGAGCCTTTCTGCGGGAAAGGTTCAAAAATCAGCCCTATCCCGGAGGTATGCAGGGCGTGCGGGAAATGTCCCTGA